In Candidatus Kerfeldbacteria bacterium, a single genomic region encodes these proteins:
- a CDS encoding exo-alpha-sialidase: MSIFNKKTKRQYNKLANFSLFFISFVIAGCIFFINGGFADALPDPSAPPPEDNTPELLRIDESNQVKSGALRFGTDDQTSPYAYQLEVLGSGARTTEGIIDNTLKVNDSSETLFVDPLNNRVCVNSCVSGDSAILQIPSGRMRVTGLDEAGVRAVSADSEALYGYGATYGVQGVSSSTSGYGMWAVASLSAALEGAHTAVTPLYSAVGGFSSTGIGVYGTSLNLSNRWAGYFTGLLESNEIVSAAKILRTTEPESLIPYTEGQIAAQLFPELYPARMATDGKWLWIGQAGNGHNDLLRVDKGTGEVTARYTLGPAQDLMYDQPNGYIWQASDTYSGKIARVNIASGIAESRSVLDADAHGTCPYGFIVQDPNDSDILWALHAGGDCFGRDYHDRLEQFRISDYTDDSVNWQPIARYDIEHAESMTAPYSQGPRAITFDTTTNSLWLAFSNNDAVYRINSVNPGGGDATISASDYTRFSVPGPTDLVYDGNRHYMWASADDSGTGSDGAYYINIGSGTVSSRIATYAGPVGPQAITYDGTNIWVATTSGAPAGYVDRFPANNPSALSHFPANSNRSYRDILFDPSVNRVWVPSWYGRTVVGLESSTGSVAQTFDYSKIGFSILYHDNTYVWLSRGSELWKVRASDGFVAYQATLGAGMTEGFHDGNYFWVTARDADTVYKVNLYSGAIVCSKVFASGTKPVSIAFDGRSYWVSAQGTGEIINLSNTCAELSRTDVSNAANSLGKIIYNGSFLWAVSSAENAVVNMNPATRQAALWTGLVGLNPVDIVYDNVHYWVANRGTNSVTQYYLTNNKRCSLDQTITCSTDTDCAGNGGCFALPQAVGTFATGNEPVGIAFDGTHVWTANYAGQSLSRLQAADPNNRLDIPLAFAPQSLEFDGSYLWSTGTGNSGSAGVVKLFAGTGYGDQSFAEALSLQSTTVPTWQRGSYSITGDARVGNDVQIDGNVDALGNSWQKVGAGDVLTNFDDSTWPAMGALANATSVNAMVESAANTLVAGVNGSVRWIHLSSNQGTTWTQPAATPPGDRVQVMLRSGTRLFAGQGVITTMYYSDTNGATWQAGGALSAGQAKFDAIFQGSNGIIYVARSTNIHTGAFRISRSTDNGASWSDVYSSTNGIIYAFTDLPNGTILAGVDNGQILQSVDSGLNWTLLATLSPAEAIKSMTRAANGYLYAGTDTGGVFRSINNGVNWTKTALTGTTMVNALMQTTNGYLYAGTAGGKIFRSTDNGSSWSLLTTLSGTPQINTLLKTANGYLYAGAANGQVYRSGLGVLAPGTQTCPNGHYITNVTVNTAGGVVRIDCRGI, encoded by the coding sequence GTGAGTATTTTCAATAAGAAAACTAAGCGTCAGTATAATAAATTGGCTAATTTTAGCCTATTTTTTATTTCCTTTGTAATTGCTGGCTGTATTTTCTTTATTAATGGCGGATTTGCCGATGCCTTACCTGACCCTAGTGCTCCGCCGCCTGAAGACAATACCCCAGAATTACTGAGAATTGACGAGTCAAATCAGGTAAAAAGCGGTGCACTACGTTTCGGAACAGATGATCAAACTTCACCATATGCCTATCAGTTAGAGGTGCTCGGCAGTGGCGCTCGTACTACTGAGGGTATCATCGACAATACCTTGAAAGTTAACGATTCTTCTGAAACATTGTTTGTTGACCCTCTCAATAATCGCGTCTGTGTGAATAGCTGCGTGTCGGGAGACTCGGCAATATTGCAAATCCCGAGTGGACGAATGCGCGTGACTGGCTTGGATGAAGCGGGTGTTCGCGCGGTGAGTGCTGATAGTGAGGCACTCTATGGGTATGGAGCGACGTACGGAGTGCAGGGGGTGTCGAGCAGCACGTCGGGCTATGGTATGTGGGCAGTAGCAAGCTTGAGTGCTGCTCTTGAGGGGGCGCATACAGCTGTTACCCCTTTGTATAGTGCGGTAGGTGGATTTAGCTCGACGGGTATCGGTGTCTATGGAACAAGTTTGAACTTGAGCAACCGCTGGGCTGGGTACTTTACTGGGTTGCTCGAGTCCAATGAGATTGTTTCAGCTGCAAAGATTCTTCGAACTACAGAGCCTGAATCGCTGATCCCCTATACCGAAGGTCAAATTGCTGCGCAATTATTTCCTGAATTGTACCCGGCGCGCATGGCCACTGATGGGAAATGGCTTTGGATCGGTCAGGCGGGAAATGGCCATAACGATTTGTTGCGTGTAGACAAAGGAACCGGCGAGGTAACTGCTCGCTACACACTCGGTCCAGCTCAAGATCTCATGTATGATCAGCCGAATGGATATATTTGGCAGGCATCTGATACGTACTCGGGAAAAATCGCTCGCGTCAACATTGCATCGGGGATTGCGGAATCAAGAAGCGTGCTTGATGCGGATGCTCATGGCACATGTCCGTATGGTTTTATTGTTCAGGATCCAAACGATTCTGATATTTTATGGGCGTTGCATGCCGGTGGAGATTGTTTTGGACGAGATTATCACGATCGGCTCGAGCAATTCCGAATTTCCGATTATACAGATGATAGCGTGAACTGGCAGCCGATTGCCCGCTATGATATAGAACATGCTGAATCGATGACCGCGCCGTATTCACAGGGACCTCGCGCCATTACTTTTGATACTACGACTAATAGCTTATGGCTCGCTTTTAGTAATAATGATGCAGTATATCGGATAAACTCAGTCAATCCAGGCGGGGGTGATGCGACCATCAGTGCGTCAGATTATACTCGTTTCAGCGTGCCGGGACCAACTGATTTAGTTTATGATGGTAACCGTCATTACATGTGGGCCTCGGCCGATGATAGTGGTACTGGCAGTGATGGCGCTTATTACATCAATATTGGTTCGGGGACTGTCTCCTCGAGGATTGCGACGTATGCGGGGCCCGTTGGACCGCAGGCGATCACCTATGATGGTACAAATATTTGGGTAGCGACCACGAGTGGAGCACCGGCTGGTTATGTCGATCGGTTCCCGGCAAATAATCCCAGCGCCTTGTCGCATTTCCCCGCAAACAGCAATCGGTCGTATCGCGATATACTATTTGATCCATCAGTCAATCGCGTGTGGGTGCCGAGCTGGTATGGTCGCACCGTGGTTGGACTCGAGAGTAGTACTGGGTCGGTTGCGCAAACGTTTGATTATTCAAAGATTGGTTTTTCGATTTTGTATCATGACAATACGTACGTGTGGCTGTCGCGTGGTTCAGAATTGTGGAAAGTCCGAGCCAGCGACGGATTTGTGGCATATCAGGCAACCCTTGGTGCTGGTATGACCGAGGGATTTCATGATGGTAATTATTTTTGGGTGACCGCGCGTGATGCCGATACCGTTTACAAGGTGAATTTGTATTCTGGCGCAATCGTTTGCTCAAAAGTTTTTGCCAGTGGCACCAAGCCGGTCAGTATCGCTTTTGATGGCCGAAGTTATTGGGTATCTGCCCAGGGCACCGGTGAGATTATCAATTTGAGCAACACCTGCGCTGAATTGAGCCGCACCGATGTTTCCAATGCCGCAAATTCGTTAGGGAAAATTATTTACAACGGCAGTTTTCTCTGGGCGGTTTCTTCGGCAGAGAATGCGGTCGTAAATATGAATCCTGCCACACGCCAAGCAGCGCTCTGGACCGGATTAGTTGGGTTAAATCCAGTTGATATTGTGTATGACAACGTTCATTATTGGGTAGCCAATCGCGGCACGAATTCCGTCACTCAATATTACCTCACCAATAATAAACGTTGCTCGCTGGATCAGACAATTACCTGCTCGACTGACACTGACTGCGCGGGTAATGGCGGGTGCTTCGCGCTGCCACAGGCCGTCGGGACTTTCGCGACTGGTAATGAACCAGTAGGGATTGCCTTTGATGGGACGCATGTGTGGACCGCAAATTATGCGGGTCAGAGTCTCAGCCGATTGCAGGCCGCGGATCCGAACAATCGCTTGGATATTCCGCTTGCCTTCGCGCCACAGAGTTTAGAATTTGATGGTTCCTATTTGTGGTCCACGGGTACTGGAAATTCCGGCTCTGCCGGCGTTGTTAAATTATTTGCCGGGACGGGCTATGGCGACCAGTCATTTGCTGAAGCATTGTCGCTGCAGTCTACGACGGTGCCGACATGGCAACGGGGGAGCTATAGCATTACCGGAGATGCTCGGGTGGGGAATGATGTGCAAATTGATGGCAATGTGGATGCTCTGGGCAACAGTTGGCAAAAGGTTGGCGCGGGCGATGTCCTTACCAATTTTGACGATAGTACGTGGCCGGCTATGGGAGCGCTCGCTAATGCAACTTCGGTGAATGCAATGGTAGAGTCAGCCGCTAATACGTTGGTCGCTGGCGTTAATGGCAGTGTGCGCTGGATACATTTATCAAGTAATCAGGGGACGACCTGGACCCAGCCGGCGGCGACTCCGCCGGGTGATCGGGTGCAAGTCATGCTTCGCAGTGGAACGCGGCTATTTGCTGGGCAGGGCGTGATTACCACGATGTATTATTCGGATACTAATGGGGCGACCTGGCAAGCGGGGGGTGCGCTGTCAGCCGGGCAGGCAAAATTTGACGCTATCTTTCAGGGGAGCAACGGCATCATTTACGTTGCGCGGAGCACCAATATTCACACGGGAGCATTTCGCATATCTCGTTCTACTGATAACGGGGCGTCTTGGTCTGACGTGTACTCAAGCACAAACGGAATCATTTATGCATTTACTGATTTACCGAATGGGACGATTCTGGCTGGTGTGGATAATGGACAGATTCTACAATCGGTTGATTCCGGCTTGAATTGGACGCTTTTAGCTACGCTCTCACCGGCTGAGGCAATCAAGTCGATGACAAGAGCAGCGAATGGATATCTCTATGCTGGGACAGACACGGGCGGTGTTTTTCGTTCAATCAATAACGGGGTTAATTGGACGAAGACCGCGCTGACTGGTACCACGATGGTCAATGCATTAATGCAGACAACGAATGGGTATCTGTATGCCGGCACTGCCGGAGGAAAGATTTTCCGCTCGACTGATAATGGATCGAGCTGGTCGCTGCTCACCACCTTGTCCGGGACGCCGCAAATCAACACCTTGCTCAAAACTGCAAATGGCTATCTCTACGCCGGTGCGGCAAATGGGCAAGTGTATCGATCGGGTTTGGGCGTTTTGGCACCAGGCACCCAGACCTGCCCGAATGGTCACTATATCACTAATGTGACGGTGAATACCGCCGGCGGGGTAGTAAGAATTGATTGTCGTGGAATATAA
- a CDS encoding LemA family protein, producing MPLFLWIIVGIIAVAILWLIGVYNGLIRLRNQTGEAWSDIDVQLKRRYDLIPNLVETVKGYAKHERELFEKVTQARSQAMSATGIAQKGQAENMLSETLKSLFAVSENYPDLKANQNFLKLQDELSDTENKIQASRRFYNGNVRDFNTKLQVFPNNMVASTMGFKPYEFFEVEEAAEREPVKVQF from the coding sequence ATGCCTCTTTTTCTCTGGATCATAGTCGGTATCATCGCCGTAGCCATACTTTGGCTGATTGGCGTGTACAACGGTTTAATTCGACTCCGTAACCAAACAGGTGAAGCCTGGTCAGACATCGATGTACAGCTCAAGCGACGTTATGACCTCATTCCGAATTTAGTTGAGACCGTCAAAGGATACGCCAAGCATGAACGTGAACTTTTTGAAAAAGTGACTCAGGCGCGTTCGCAAGCAATGAGCGCTACCGGCATTGCTCAAAAAGGCCAAGCGGAAAACATGTTATCGGAAACTTTGAAGAGTTTATTTGCCGTTTCTGAAAATTATCCTGATCTGAAGGCAAATCAAAACTTTTTGAAATTACAAGATGAATTGTCCGACACGGAAAATAAGATTCAAGCATCTCGCCGATTTTACAACGGCAATGTACGTGACTTCAACACGAAGCTGCAAGTTTTCCCCAATAACATGGTAGCCAGCACGATGGGATTTAAGCCGTATGAATTTTTTGAGGTAGAGGAAGCGGCGGAGCGAGAACCAGTCAAAGTTCAATTTTAA
- a CDS encoding M48 family metallopeptidase, with protein MYTHIAANKRRSWILMGLCIMILFGIGYLIDQVYGNGSWGWSFVAVIYATISALIGYYRGDKIALWTSGAIPITKEQNPYVIRMIENLAITAGLPMPKVFIIPDDDINAFATGRDPRHASIAVTKGAIEKLENEELEGVLAHELSHIGNYDIRYMTLVIVVVGTIIVLSDMFWRTRFIGRSNNRNNGGGLILLIGLVMLILAPLFAELIKLAVSRKREYLADASGALLTRYPEGLARALEKINAQGARIERATKSTAHLYIANPLGGGFSKLFSTHPPIEDRVQRLRQMGSITQ; from the coding sequence ATCTACACTCATATTGCAGCCAATAAACGTCGATCGTGGATATTGATGGGACTGTGCATCATGATTTTATTTGGCATTGGCTACCTGATCGACCAGGTGTACGGAAATGGTTCATGGGGCTGGTCGTTTGTAGCCGTCATCTACGCGACCATCAGCGCTTTGATCGGCTATTACCGAGGTGATAAAATTGCCCTCTGGACTTCGGGGGCCATCCCAATCACTAAAGAACAAAACCCCTACGTCATTCGCATGATTGAAAATCTCGCGATTACCGCGGGCTTGCCAATGCCTAAAGTTTTTATCATTCCTGATGATGATATTAATGCCTTTGCCACTGGACGAGACCCACGGCACGCCTCAATCGCAGTCACCAAGGGAGCGATTGAAAAATTAGAAAATGAAGAGCTGGAAGGTGTGCTGGCACATGAGCTTTCCCATATCGGAAACTACGACATTCGCTATATGACACTGGTTATTGTTGTGGTTGGAACTATCATTGTACTCTCTGACATGTTCTGGCGAACCCGTTTTATAGGCCGCTCAAATAACCGCAACAACGGCGGCGGCCTTATCCTATTGATCGGTCTCGTCATGCTGATACTCGCGCCGCTGTTTGCCGAGCTGATAAAACTTGCCGTCTCGCGCAAACGTGAATACCTAGCTGACGCATCAGGCGCGCTACTGACTCGCTACCCCGAGGGCTTAGCCCGCGCTCTTGAAAAAATTAATGCACAGGGTGCACGAATTGAACGCGCCACTAAGTCGACTGCTCATCTCTATATTGCTAACCCCTTGGGTGGCGGCTTCTCAAAATTATTCTCCACGCATCCGCCCATTGAGGATCGCGTTCAGCGCCTCCGTCAAATGGGATCCATAACCCAATAA
- a CDS encoding ATP-dependent Clp protease ATP-binding subunit yields MDNKITDKFTTHLKNALKKARELSASMGTTFINPEHITYGLIMQKGSIAAEILTKSGLTPERIRTIVLKNNKGVLDDSLTAKPAATGSFSVHTKKTIEKAALIAHHNNHKYIGTEHLLMSLTQINTPAMLELWEQNKVNLNSIEEQLETVMRSTSRFPDLTQIFEQAKEAEQEEKTKDESKTPALDFFSTDLTDPKQQKSIDPVIGRTDEINRLIHILSRRTKNNPVLIGEPGVGKTAIVEGLAKKILQGDVPDMLLNKKILRLDLSLVVAGTIYRGEFEGRFKQIIDEIKRDPNIIVFIDELHTIIGTGSAAGSMDAANILKPALAKGELRTIGATTLDEYRKHIESDPALERRFQPIIIEEASAEETMEVLRGIKENYERYHLVHISDDAIRAAVEMSARYIQDKFLPDKAIDLIDEAASKIKISQKRDGLLKEIHQTEKEINRVREEKNTLVNKENFERALQYKAQENKLLERLAILRQKQSQSNLQFVGKITRTDIAEVISRMTKIPLQELVVEEKERLLNLEEELSQSIIGQDEAIKAIANAIRRSRVGLADPNRPIASFMFLGPSGVGKTETAKVLARTVFEDEHALIRIDMSEFAEGFNMSKLLGAPAGYVGYKEGNKLTEPVRRKPYSVVLFDEIEKAHPEVFNVLLQIMEDGHLTDATGRQVNFKNTIVIMTSNIGLQNLTKGAEIGFAADSPADKAEAEKQYQHIKERVLQDLEKTFRPELLNRIDSTIVYRPLTKKTIEKIVSLHIAALQEKLRAQQLTVNVTKRAIKFIAEKSFQPNQGARAVRRHIQEHIENVIAEKLLSGTLHAGERVKVTVTNGALTVG; encoded by the coding sequence ATGGATAATAAAATTACCGATAAATTTACCACCCACCTCAAAAACGCCCTGAAAAAGGCGCGAGAATTAAGCGCATCCATGGGCACGACTTTTATTAATCCCGAACATATCACCTACGGGCTGATCATGCAAAAAGGCAGTATCGCCGCCGAAATTCTCACAAAATCAGGACTTACCCCGGAACGTATCCGTACGATCGTTCTAAAAAATAATAAGGGCGTACTTGATGATTCGCTCACAGCCAAGCCGGCGGCCACAGGCTCTTTTTCGGTGCATACGAAAAAAACCATCGAAAAAGCTGCTTTGATCGCCCATCATAACAACCATAAATATATCGGAACCGAGCACCTGCTGATGAGTCTAACGCAGATCAATACTCCCGCTATGCTCGAGCTCTGGGAGCAAAATAAAGTTAACCTCAATAGTATTGAAGAGCAACTCGAAACTGTCATGCGCAGCACCTCGCGCTTCCCTGATTTAACCCAAATTTTTGAGCAAGCAAAAGAGGCTGAACAAGAAGAGAAAACGAAAGATGAATCAAAAACACCCGCACTTGATTTCTTCTCCACTGATCTGACCGACCCGAAACAACAGAAAAGTATTGATCCGGTCATCGGTCGCACAGACGAAATTAACCGTCTCATCCACATTCTTTCTCGCCGTACAAAAAATAATCCCGTGTTAATCGGCGAGCCGGGCGTAGGTAAAACAGCCATTGTTGAAGGTTTAGCAAAAAAAATATTGCAGGGTGACGTACCCGATATGCTGCTCAATAAAAAAATCCTTCGACTTGATCTCAGCTTGGTAGTTGCAGGGACGATTTATCGTGGTGAATTTGAAGGACGTTTCAAACAAATTATTGACGAGATTAAGCGTGATCCAAATATCATCGTCTTTATTGACGAGCTCCATACCATTATCGGTACTGGTTCAGCCGCGGGCTCTATGGATGCAGCAAATATATTAAAACCAGCCCTAGCAAAAGGAGAACTGAGAACCATTGGTGCCACCACGCTGGATGAATACCGCAAACACATCGAATCTGATCCAGCCCTTGAACGACGCTTTCAACCTATTATTATTGAGGAGGCAAGCGCCGAAGAAACAATGGAGGTTTTGCGTGGCATCAAAGAAAACTACGAACGGTATCACCTGGTGCACATTTCCGATGACGCTATCCGGGCAGCTGTAGAAATGAGCGCGCGCTACATTCAGGACAAATTCTTACCTGACAAAGCAATCGACTTGATCGACGAGGCTGCCTCAAAAATCAAGATTTCCCAGAAGCGCGACGGTTTACTCAAAGAAATCCATCAAACAGAAAAAGAAATCAACCGAGTCCGTGAAGAAAAAAACACCCTAGTTAATAAGGAGAATTTTGAACGTGCCTTACAATATAAAGCGCAGGAAAATAAGTTGCTTGAGCGATTAGCCATCCTTCGCCAAAAACAATCCCAGTCCAACCTGCAATTCGTGGGGAAAATAACGCGAACGGACATTGCCGAGGTCATTTCCCGGATGACAAAAATACCCCTCCAAGAACTGGTGGTAGAGGAAAAGGAAAGACTCCTAAACCTTGAAGAGGAACTGTCACAATCAATCATTGGCCAGGACGAAGCGATCAAAGCTATCGCCAATGCCATTCGCCGATCCCGCGTCGGCCTGGCTGATCCAAATCGTCCGATTGCTTCATTTATGTTTCTCGGACCATCCGGCGTAGGGAAAACTGAGACGGCAAAAGTGCTAGCTCGCACGGTCTTCGAAGATGAGCACGCACTGATCCGCATCGACATGTCTGAATTTGCCGAAGGATTTAATATGTCCAAACTATTAGGCGCTCCGGCTGGATACGTTGGTTATAAAGAGGGTAATAAACTTACCGAGCCCGTTCGCCGCAAACCATATTCAGTCGTACTCTTCGATGAGATTGAAAAAGCGCATCCGGAAGTTTTCAATGTATTGCTACAAATCATGGAAGACGGCCATTTAACTGACGCCACGGGCCGACAAGTCAATTTCAAAAACACTATTGTCATCATGACGTCAAATATTGGATTGCAAAACCTGACGAAGGGCGCTGAGATTGGTTTTGCTGCTGACAGCCCCGCTGATAAAGCCGAAGCAGAGAAACAATATCAACATATTAAAGAGCGTGTCCTACAAGACTTAGAAAAAACGTTCCGTCCTGAATTATTGAACCGTATCGACAGTACTATTGTCTATCGCCCACTCACCAAAAAAACGATTGAAAAGATTGTCTCGCTTCACATCGCTGCGCTCCAGGAAAAGCTGCGCGCCCAACAACTCACGGTCAATGTTACGAAGCGAGCGATTAAATTTATTGCGGAAAAAAGCTTCCAACCAAATCAAGGCGCCCGCGCCGTGCGTCGCCATATTCAGGAGCATATTGAAAATGTCATTGCCGAAAAGCTATTGTCCGGCACCCTCCACGCCGGCGAGCGTGTCAAAGTTACAGTTACGAATGGTGCCTTGACAGTGGGGTAG
- a CDS encoding ComF family protein, with translation MFIQSLLKEILSLIFPLNCLGCGREDTWLCPTCVARIPRSVHAVPHRPPLDGVWAITHYDNPIVNALLHYLKYNGVATVHMHLGALLVELCSHIDNSSVHTILHTSSIIPVPLHPRRLRERGYNQSLLLAQHVGDMRQIPVVPGALIRSKYTVPQASLDRAERLHNIDGAFSIGPDFKKLNKNVILVDDVATTTATLAACATILKTHGTRAVWGFVIAHGNR, from the coding sequence ATGTTTATTCAATCATTGCTCAAAGAAATACTATCATTAATTTTTCCTCTCAATTGCCTTGGCTGCGGCCGAGAAGACACCTGGCTCTGTCCTACCTGTGTAGCACGTATTCCACGATCGGTTCATGCAGTGCCACATCGTCCACCCCTCGACGGTGTCTGGGCCATCACCCACTATGACAATCCAATCGTCAACGCCCTGCTACACTATCTCAAATATAATGGTGTTGCGACCGTACACATGCATCTAGGCGCTTTACTCGTAGAGTTATGCTCACACATTGACAATTCTTCCGTGCACACTATACTTCATACTTCATCGATAATCCCAGTTCCTCTGCACCCCCGGCGATTGCGCGAACGTGGCTACAATCAATCGTTGTTACTTGCCCAGCATGTTGGGGATATGCGGCAGATACCAGTAGTTCCAGGCGCGCTGATCCGAAGCAAATATACAGTACCCCAAGCATCACTTGATCGCGCTGAGCGACTGCACAATATCGATGGCGCCTTTAGTATCGGACCGGACTTTAAAAAACTCAACAAAAATGTTATACTCGTAGACGATGTTGCCACTACTACGGCGACGCTCGCGGCCTGTGCCACGATCCTCAAAACCCACGGGACTCGCGCTGTTTGGGGGTTTGTCATCGCACATGGAAATCGTTGA
- a CDS encoding class I SAM-dependent methyltransferase, with product MTDPKNHLPQNEDFAAPPPPWGDIRDTTHQTRIDIGFKDRQTWKNAPAVFDAHTLKIFGHPVMEDWETPYMKELATIATKNGGVILELGYGMGISANFIQQAAILKHIVIEANHEVAEKAREFAHTAPHPVEVLEGLWEEVIDQVADNSIDGILFDTYPLSELEIHKNHFGFFRTAFKKLKSGGVFTYYSDEIDDYHPVHLKKLIAAGFKRKDINGRVIPMHPPADCQYWKADTMLAPIVTKE from the coding sequence ATGACTGATCCTAAGAATCATTTACCCCAGAATGAAGATTTTGCTGCACCGCCGCCGCCCTGGGGAGATATTCGGGACACCACCCACCAGACACGCATTGATATTGGGTTCAAGGATCGCCAAACGTGGAAAAATGCTCCTGCAGTATTTGATGCACATACCCTCAAAATTTTTGGCCACCCGGTCATGGAAGATTGGGAAACACCCTACATGAAAGAGTTGGCAACCATAGCAACAAAAAATGGCGGCGTAATCCTTGAACTCGGGTATGGCATGGGCATCTCGGCAAACTTTATTCAACAAGCTGCAATCCTCAAACATATTGTCATCGAAGCAAACCACGAGGTAGCTGAAAAAGCACGTGAATTTGCGCATACTGCCCCACATCCCGTAGAGGTATTAGAAGGTCTCTGGGAAGAAGTTATTGATCAAGTAGCGGATAATAGCATTGATGGAATTTTATTTGACACCTACCCATTATCTGAGCTTGAAATTCATAAAAATCATTTTGGATTTTTCAGAACAGCATTTAAAAAATTAAAGTCGGGCGGAGTATTTACCTACTACTCTGATGAAATTGATGATTACCATCCTGTTCACCTAAAAAAATTGATTGCGGCAGGTTTTAAAAGAAAAGACATTAATGGTAGAGTAATCCCGATGCACCCACCGGCCGACTGTCAGTATTGGAAAGCGGATACCATGCTCGCGCCAATTGTAACCAAGGAGTAG